One segment of Brassica napus cultivar Da-Ae chromosome C3, Da-Ae, whole genome shotgun sequence DNA contains the following:
- the LOC106390425 gene encoding protein SCO1 homolog 2, mitochondrial-like — MFAARRLLLSCKQGANQAASFLRGRRIQSSNYSQSTRQGTTHGRTDLNPLPVGTAQTYSRSRARYAAPALALGFTGFLAFLHYNDERRAVPKGQPSSSNSSGCGCGSNTTVRGPIIGGPFTLMSTQNKIVTEKDLRNKWVLLYFGYSFSPDVGPEQLKMISRVVDKLESNHDKKILPVFVTLDPVRDTPSHLHAYLKEFDDRILGLTGSASAMRHMAQEYRVYFKKVQEDGDDYLVDTSHNMYLLNPKMEVVRCFGVEYNPDDLSQEVLKEVTSASQ, encoded by the exons atgtttgcAGCTCGGCGTCTTCTTCTTTCCTGCAAACAAGGTGCGAATCAGGCCGCCAGTTTTCTCCGAGG aagaAGAATTCAATCGTCCAATTACAGTCAATCGACAAGACAGGGGACGACCCATGGAAGGACAGATCTTAACCCTTTGCCTGTCGGAACTGCTCAGACTTATTCTCGCTCGCGTGCTCGTTATGCTGCT CCAGCGCTTGCGCTTGGGTTTACTGGATTCTTAGCCTTTCTTCATTACAACGACGAGAGGAGAGCTGTTCCTAAAG GTCAACCAAGCAGCAGCAATAGTAGCGGTTGTGGCTGTGGTTCTAATACAACAGTTAGAGGTCCTATTATCGGAGGTCCGTTCACGCTTATGAGTACACAGAACAAGATTGTTACTGAGAAAGACTTGCGTAATAAATGGGTGCTGCTCTACTTTGGATACTCGTTTTCCCCTGATGTTGGACCCGAGCAGTTGAAGATGATCTCCAGAGTTGTTGATAAACTAG AGTCTAATCATGACAAGAAGATTCTGCCTGTCTTTGTCACTCTTGACCCTGTACGAGATACACCTTCTCATCTCCACGCCTACTTGAAAG aaTTTGATGATAGAATACTTGGATTGACGGGATCTGCAAGTGCGATGAGGCATATGGCGCAAGAGTATCGTGTTTATTTCAAGAAGGTTCAAGAAGATGGAGACGATTATCTCGTTGATACATCTCACAACAT GTACTTGTTGAATCCGAAGATGGAGGTTGTAAGATGCTTTGGGGTTGAGTATAATCCAGATGACCTCTCACAAGAGGTTCTTAAAGAAGTTACTTCCGCTTCACAATGA